One window of uncultured Methanoregula sp. genomic DNA carries:
- a CDS encoding chemotaxis protein CheC — MEFTAVQMDAMRELSNIGAAHSATTLSQMLDTQIGMSVPEINVVDISRVGEFLTDELTTLVIFELQGDIPHGGFLVLHFPRDSALRTANILQGTEQAQHPFNEMDQSAILEVGNIMVSSFLSATSDLLGFIMLPSPPVLVFDMAHAAITSLIAQMTVEVDDVILFRVELKSEEYNIAGNILIFLEISTLQKVATRLEELTRQPV, encoded by the coding sequence ATGGAATTTACCGCAGTACAGATGGATGCAATGCGGGAGCTCTCAAATATCGGGGCCGCCCATTCGGCAACGACACTCTCGCAGATGCTCGATACCCAGATCGGTATGAGCGTACCGGAGATCAATGTCGTTGATATCTCCCGGGTGGGGGAGTTCCTTACCGATGAGCTGACAACCCTGGTCATTTTCGAACTCCAGGGGGATATTCCCCATGGGGGTTTTCTGGTTTTGCATTTCCCCCGTGATTCGGCGCTCCGGACTGCCAATATCCTGCAGGGGACCGAACAGGCACAACACCCGTTCAATGAGATGGACCAGAGTGCCATCCTCGAGGTCGGGAACATCATGGTCTCGTCTTTTCTGAGTGCCACGTCCGACCTGCTCGGGTTCATCATGCTCCCCTCGCCACCAGTCCTGGTCTTCGATATGGCTCACGCGGCTATCACGTCACTCATTGCCCAGATGACCGTTGAAGTGGACGATGTCATCCTCTTCCGGGTAGAACTCAAATCAGAGGAGTACAATATCGCCGGCAACATTCTCATCTTCCTTGAGATCTCCACGCTCCAGAAAGTTGCAACAAGGCTCGAGGAACTGACCCGCCAGCCGGTATAA
- a CDS encoding energy-coupling factor ABC transporter permease: MHIMEGFLPLYWCIFWFAISLPFIAYGVILLNRLVSEQRDTLPLLAVSGAFIFVLSSLKMPSVTGSCSHPTGTGLSAIMFGPFLTSVLGLIVLLYQALFLAHGGLSTLGANVFSMAIAGPIAGYWIYRAGKAVGLNTFVTVFLAAAFADLVTYVVTSFQLALAFPAATGGITASFAAFAVIFAITQIPLAIIEGVIIALTFKYIIQSRPDILIRLNVLTPEQVKKIQESFA; encoded by the coding sequence ATGCACATAATGGAAGGATTCCTGCCCCTGTACTGGTGTATATTCTGGTTCGCGATCTCGCTGCCATTTATTGCGTACGGTGTAATTCTCTTAAACCGCCTTGTCAGCGAACAGCGCGACACCCTCCCCCTGCTCGCGGTATCGGGGGCTTTCATTTTCGTTCTCTCGTCCCTCAAAATGCCCTCGGTTACCGGGAGTTGCTCCCACCCTACGGGAACCGGCCTGAGCGCCATCATGTTCGGCCCGTTCCTTACATCTGTCCTGGGCCTGATCGTGCTCCTGTACCAGGCGCTCTTCCTTGCCCACGGGGGGCTCTCGACCCTTGGCGCCAATGTTTTTTCCATGGCTATCGCCGGCCCAATCGCCGGCTACTGGATTTACCGGGCGGGAAAGGCAGTCGGCCTCAATACCTTTGTCACGGTTTTCCTTGCCGCAGCGTTTGCCGACCTGGTAACTTATGTCGTGACTTCGTTCCAGCTGGCCCTTGCCTTCCCGGCAGCAACCGGTGGGATCACGGCATCATTTGCAGCGTTTGCCGTCATCTTTGCCATCACCCAGATTCCCCTCGCGATCATCGAAGGAGTCATCATAGCTCTCACGTTCAAGTACATCATCCAGTCCCGGCCGGATATTCTCATACGGTTGAATGTCCTCACTCCTGAACAGGTGAAGAAGATCCAGGAGTCGTTTGCATGA
- a CDS encoding energy-coupling factor ABC transporter substrate-binding protein — protein MKYTLEIIAVVTIIVFAGIFLVQNAQIQKDLKPGEEAWGGADSNAAKVIESQGYTPWIQPFWEPPSNEIATLLFCLQSAIGSLIIGYFFGYYRGKTDGAKTK, from the coding sequence ATGAAGTATACGCTTGAGATCATAGCCGTTGTCACCATCATCGTCTTTGCGGGAATTTTTCTTGTGCAGAACGCACAAATCCAGAAAGATCTCAAGCCCGGTGAAGAAGCGTGGGGCGGGGCCGACAGCAATGCGGCAAAAGTGATCGAATCCCAGGGATATACTCCCTGGATTCAGCCGTTCTGGGAGCCCCCGAGTAATGAGATTGCAACTCTCTTATTCTGCCTGCAGTCTGCCATTGGATCCCTTATCATCGGCTACTTCTTCGGGTACTACCGGGGAAAAACGGATGGGGCAAAGACAAAATAA